A part of Scophthalmus maximus strain ysfricsl-2021 chromosome 20, ASM2237912v1, whole genome shotgun sequence genomic DNA contains:
- the mfhas1 gene encoding malignant fibrous histiocytoma-amplified sequence 1 homolog, protein MRTLHENKEQEEEEEGGEGGSGCGAMEDKENNLKTARLWRDAALRSRKLRSNLRQLTLCSKDNQITLPEDIDEVELLNLGNNSLQELPAGLGSTLNNLRILVLRRNKFTSVPWVVFELGQLVELDMSHNCLRSLSEGVGQLRGLRKLCISHNKIQSLPAHIGALQFLEELDISFNDLHDLPSSFSGLGRLRTLDADHNKLNQFPSEILALRELEELDCSGNKFELLPADIMKLRSSKILWLSSLHMSTLPGTFCHLHNLESVMLDGNDLTLLPPSFGNLQRLKMINLSSNQFEIFPQVIFSITGLEEVYLSRNKLTHVPEEIGQLVKLVNLWLDNNRITYLPDSVVELEKLEELVLQGNQIAILPDHFGKLSKVNIWKVKDNPLIQPPYEVCMKGIPYIAAYQKELAHSQLAVKPRLKLVLMGMKDAGKTRLRQSVVGRAPDKTGIMGNKGIEVTNWVADEDRCLTFLVYDLSGKQNYDLIKPFFLSPGALYVLVVNLKTYSPKNFYAHVGYFLHLLGAKVPHAVVCLVGTHADLCGEVELEEKSLDIHRQIGLQEKRDVQSLRSQALQVDQALDQGYNVRISSPHVLFYGVSDRNLRRRKAQLQFMLNHRLQVLSPVLSVSCTETRRNIQRLREKLMSVADHREIFPNLHRVLPKSWQMLEELHFKPKDLWLSWWDSARLGLQAGLTEDRLQSALSYLHESGKLLYFEDSLTLKEYVFHNLPRFIAILNVFFHRDQSTLLDRLLSEGERGDKGRVSLVIEDEKGENLMVTHLQHHVEGFLQHGVLPSNVIRLLLRPLIQTQQDLHLIMELLEKMGVCYCINKPRSKPLNGATAWYKFPSYVSSEEPRAEASSSGSSLPQCQFFSVEQLHIQYSFPFLFPPGLFARFSVQINSHVVQRSDGRHQISAYRGKVPVVISHRPSRGALQAETLSIASHASLPNIWTAWQAVTPLVEELNALLQEWPGLDYSVHILCSKCLKRGSSSPHTFPGELLTQPRPEGLTEIICPENGSERVHVALVYPPTPAVVSPCLK, encoded by the coding sequence ATGAGGACTCTCCATGAAAacaaggagcaggaggaggaggaggaggggggggagggggggtccgGCTGCGGCGCCATGGAGGACAAGGAGAACAATCTGAAAACGGCCAGGTTGTGGAGAGATGCCGCCCTCCGCTCCAGGAAGCTGCGGAGCAACCTGCGCCAGCTCACCCTCTGCAGCAAGGACAACCAGATCACACTGCCGGAGGACATCGACGAGGTGGAGCTGCTCAACCTGGGCAACAACTCCCTGCAGGAGCTGCCCGCCGGGCTGGGGTCCACCCTGAACAACCTGCGCATCCTGGTCCTCCGCAGGAACAAGTTCACCTCCGTGCCCTGGGTGGTGTTTGAGCTGGGGCAGCTGGTGGAGCTCGACATGAGCCACAACTGCCTGCGGAGCCTGTCGGAGGGCGTGGGGCAGCTGAGGGGGCTCAGGAAGCTGTGCATCAGCCACAACAAGATCCAGAGTCTGCCTGCTCACATCGGAGCGCTGCAGTTCTTGGAGGAACTCGACATCAGCTTCAACGACCTGCACGATCTGCCCAGCTCCTTCTCCGGCCTCGGCCGCCTGCGGACTCTGGATGCAGATCACAACAAGCTGAACCAGTTCCCCTCGGAGATCCTGGCCctcagggagctggaggagctggactgCTCCGGGAACAAGTTCGAGTTGTTACCAGCCGACATCATGAAGCTGCGCTCCAGTAAAATCCTGTGGCTCAGCAGCCTCCACATGTCCACCTTACCTGGCACCTTCTGCCACCTGCACAACCTGGAGAGCGTGATGCTGGACGGGAACGACCTCACACTGCTGCCGCCTTCTTTTGGAAACCTGCAGAGACTCAAAATGATCAACTTGTCCTCTAACCAGTTTGAGATCTTCCCCCAGGTGATCTTCAGCATCACAGGATTAGAGGAAGTTTACCTGAGCAGGAACAAACTGACTCACGTTCCGGAGGAGATCGGTCAGCTGGTGAAGCTGGTGAACCTCTGGCTGGACAATAACCGCATCACGTACCTGCCTGATTCTgtggtggagctggagaagtTGGAGGAGCTCGTTCTACAGGGTAACCAAATAGCCATACTCCCAGATCATTTTGGAAAGCTATCCAAAGTGAACATATGGAAGGTGAAGGACAACCCTCTGATCCAGCCTCCATACGAGGTGTGTATGAAGGGCATCCCTTACATCGCAGCCTACCAGAAGGAGCTGGCACATTCCCAGCTCGCCGTGAAGCCGCGACTGAAACTGGTCCTGATGGGAATGAAAGATGCCGGGAAAACCAGGCTGAGGCAGAGCGTGGTGGGCAGAGCGCCGGACAAGACGGGAATCATGGGGAACAAAGGGATCGAGGTGACGAACTGGGTGGCGGACGAGGATCGCTGCCTCACGTTTCTCGTGTATGATTTGTCAGGGAAGCAAAACTATGACCTCATCAaacccttcttcctctcccccggTGCTCTCTACGTGCTCGTCGTCAATCTCAAAACCTATTCACCCAAGAACTTTTATGCCCACGTGGGGtatttcctccacctcctcggtGCCAAAGTTCCCCATGCCGTGGTGTGCTTGGTGGGCACACACGCAGACCTGTGTGgagaggtggagctggaggagaagagcctGGACATTCACCGACAGATCGgcctgcaggagaagagggacGTCCAGAGCCTGAGGAGCCAGGCTCTGCAGGTGGACCAGGCTCTGGACCAGGGCTACAACGTCCGCATCTCCAGCCCCCACGTCCTCTTCTACGGCGTCTCGGACAGGAACCTGCGGCGGAGGAAAGCCCAGCTGCAGTTCATGCTGAACCACCGTCTGCAGGTTCTGTCTCCTGTCCTGAGCGTCAGCTGCACGGAGACACGGAGGAACATCCAGAGGCTGCGGGAGAAGCTCATGTCTGTCGCAGACCACAGGGAGATCTTCCCCAACCTGCACCGTGTGCTGCCAAAGTCCTGGCAGATGCTGGAGGAGTTGCACTTTAAGCCCAAAGACTTGTGGCTCTCATGGTGGGACTCGGCCCGTCTGGGCCTCCAGGCGGGTCTCACGGAAGACCGGCTGCAGAGCGCCTTGTCCTACCTGCACGAGAGCGGGAAGCTGCTGTACTTTGAGGACAGCCTCACGCTGAAGGAATATGTTTTTCACAATCTTCCACGGTTCATTGCAATTCTCAACGTCTTCTTCCACAGGGACCAGTCCACGCTGTTGGACCGGCTCCTGtcggagggggagaggggggacaAGGGGAGGGTGAGTCTGGTCATAGAGGACGAGAAGGGAGAGAACCTCATGGTGACACATCTGCAGCATCATGTGGAGGGCTTCCTGCAGCACGGCGTCCTGCCCTCCAACGTCATCCGCCTGCTCCTCAGGCCGCTCATTCAGACCCAGCAGGACCTGCACCTCATCATGGAGCTCCTGGAGAAGATGGGGGTCTGCTACTGCATCAACAAACCCCGTAGCAAGCCACTGAACGGAGCCACCGCCTGGTACAAGTTCCCCAGCTACGTCAGCAGCGAGGAGCCCCGGGCGGAGGCCTCATCCAGCGGGAGCTCGCTGCCTCAGTGTCAGTTCTTCTCCGTGGAGCAGCTGCACATCCAGTACAGCTTccccttcctgtttcctcctggACTGTTCGCTCGCTTCAGCGTGCAGATCAACAGCCATGTGGTCCAGAGGTCGGACGGACGGCACCAGATCTCCGCCTATCGGGGGAAAGTCCCCGTGGTGATCAGCCACCGGCCGTCCAGAGGGGCGCTGCAGGCGGAGACTCTGTCCATCGCCAGCCACGCCTCGTTGCCCAACATCTGGACCGCCTGGCAGGCCGTCACGCcgctggtggaggagctgaacgCACTGCTGCAGGAGTGGCCCGGCCTCGACTACTCTGTTCACATCCTCTGTTCCAAGTGCCTGAAGAGAGGCTCTTCCAGCCCGCACACCTTCCCAG